The nucleotide sequence TTGATGAATAATTTCTAGATAATTTTGATTTTGATTTGAATGTTGCTGCTCTTGAATGTTCTCCTCTACCTTCATCAGCTGAGATAACTCCGTGACTTGTTTGATTTGATGAACTGTCCATATGGCTAGTTCCTTTATGTACACTATATTGTTGTGAGCTACTGTTTACACTTTctttatcatcataatcTTGTGATCCTTGATAACTTTTGCTATCATTGGAGCTAAATGAACTTTCTTcatcttcttcattatcAGCTGATGACAGGAATGGTTTTGAGGCTTGTGTTCCTTGTCTACTTTTGGCATAACTAGCTCGTGgattttttctttttctttcgTCTTCTGCATGCATGTAATCTGATGcatttaataaaacatCAAAAGCACCTAAAGATCTTCCAATAATTACACATAATATAGCTAAATAACCTTTGAATGATGGTGCATTATATGTCATAccaataaaaaatacaagAATTATGGATATAATTTCAAGAAATCTCCATGGTCCTTGTCCTGTTCTTCTTACCAATCTATTTGATATgacattttttataaaaggTAAGGTACCAACAGTTATTAAACAACCCCACATTTGCCAAGTATGTAATGATGTAATGTCATATGGCATGTGTACAAATACACTTAATTCTCCTGTTAACAATATAAGTACAGGTAATATAAGTACACCTAAAAGATGTTGATTGTTATGTAAAGTATTTCCTTTACCATCTACTAAATGCATAATTTTCTGCATAAAACCTGCTCTAAATATTGCTGAAAACAATGCATATAATAAAGCCCATACAATAACACCCTTTCCTGTTGTTTTCGAATCGAAACAACCAATTATAAAAGCAGCCAATAAAAACACTATTGATTTCCATCTCAACGGCATGTATTCTTCTCCACAACCAATAAAACGAGTTAAGTGATGAAAAACAACCGTAAAACTTACTAACACTGGATATGATGCTATACATGGTGttttgtataataaataattgGATAATACAAGCATcaaacaataaaatattgatGGTACAAATAATACCTTCAacatattttcattaatttCAACTTTTGGAAAATAAGCAAATTTGGGAAATTCACGACCCAATTCACCACATACATAAGCAACTAATAATCCTTGAGCTAACTGCCACCATGTCACAAATATTGGATACGGAATTACATCTAAAAATAAACGATACATAACAAAAACGTTACATAATGTTAAAGCTACAAATAATATCTCTGCAGTAAGTAGCTCAGGGTCTTTAAAATATCTTTCGATATCACTCCATTCTGGTATATTAAACTTTTCAAACTTCATTTTTCctaacatattatatacttgaatatttattattaaaaagaaaatttt is from Plasmodium reichenowi strain SY57 chromosome Unknown, whole genome shotgun sequence and encodes:
- a CDS encoding glideosome-associated protein 40, putative, giving the protein MKFEKFNIPEWSDIERYFKDPELLTAEILFVALTLCNVFVMYRLFLDVIPYPIFVTWWQLAQGLLVAYVCGELGREFPKFAYFPKVEINENMLKVLFVPSIFYCLMLVLSNYLLYKTPCIASYPVLVSFTVVFHHLTRFIGCGEEYMPLRWKSIVFLLAAFIIGCFDSKTTGKGVIVWALLYALFSAIFRAGFMQKIMHLVDGKGNTLHNNQHLLGVLILPVLILLTGELSVFVHMPYDITSLHTWQMWGCLITVGTLPFIKNVISNRLVRRTGQGPWRFLEIISIILVFFIGMTYNAPSFKGYLAILCVIIGRSLGAFDVLLNASDYMHAEDERKRKNPRASYAKSRQGTQASKPFLSSADNEEDEESSFSSNDSKSYQGSQDYDDKESVNSSSQQYSVHKGTSHMDSSSNQTSHGVISADEGRGEHSRAATFKSKSKLSRNYSSKQHEMLDSQA